Genomic segment of Corticium candelabrum chromosome 16, ooCorCand1.1, whole genome shotgun sequence:
GTCAGTACTTGCACTTACAGCCAGCTGAAACAGAAGCTGGAAATGAGATCTGGGGAAGCCCTTCAATGCACTTAGCCCTTTCCTTAACAAAGACTCAGCAAGTGAGGAATTGCCCTGCATATGGATGCAGTAATTACCTTAATCACGCAAATTGACAAGAGACAAATTCAAATTTCCCATACCTCCTCTTGATATAAACGAGCTAGATGatagatgacgtcacactgtatGTCACCGCTACAGTTCGTTAGGACTTGATACTAAAACACAATGACGAAATCGATAGCTACATTGTTGTAATCCGCAATAATAAACGTAATGAGAACTATACTGCTTTCTCTAGATGTCTCTTCGCTCCTGCTTTGTCTCCCAACTGCTGGAGAAGCAGCAGAGACGCGTCTCGTCGCAGTCGAGCCTCCTCGTGAGCTGGAGCGACAGAGAGAGCCAGTTCCAAGCAGCCAACAGACTCTTGGACTCTAGAAGGCACTGCAGCTTTAAACAACTCCGACAGGCCCAGAAATATTTTATACTCTCGACTGCCAGTCGCCATATTTAATTATTGCAAATCCCTGGTTGCGTATGTCGCATCCCCGTATGTCGTCTAACAGTTGGGTTTATCACATCCCCGTATGTAGCTAGCTTCACATGTCAAGACGTGCGCTTCCTAACGTTCTCCTGACTGGAACACCCGGCACGGGAAAGTCAACGACTTGTCGCGAGGTATCGCGTCACACAGGACTGGAACATGTCTGCATAGGAGACGTAGCTAGAGACGGCCAACTGTACGACGGCTATGATGACGAACTCGAATGCCCCATTCTGGATGAAGACCGGGTACGAccgacgtgtgtgtgtgtgtgtgggtgtgtgtgtgtgtgtgtgtgtgtgtgtgtgtgtgtgtgtgtgtgtgcgtgtgtgttggttAGTTGGTTGGTTGATTGATTGTTGACTCTGACAGGTGATTGATGAGTTGGAAGAGAGACTGGGAGAAGGGGGAAAGATAGTTGACTACCACAGTGCCGAGTTCTTTCCGGAGCGGTGGTTTAATGCTGTTTTTGTTCTAAGGACAGACAACACTCTTCTCTATCAAAGACTAGAGCAAAGGTTTcaatataattattatcatATATACACATGAcgtattatatttaattactttTGCAGAGGATATGCAGAACGAAAGTTGACCAACAACATTGAATGtgaaatatttggtagtatATTGGAGGAGGCTAGAGAGAGCTATAGTGAAGACATTGTGTACGAGTTGCAGAGCAACACTCCTGAAGACTTAGAACAGAACGTAGATCATATTGTTCATTGGATTGAAAGGTGGAAACACCAGTTATAGAAGTAAGTCGTCTTTGTGTatgtttagtttgtgtgtaataGATAGAGAACTAT
This window contains:
- the LOC134192379 gene encoding adenylate kinase isoenzyme 6-like, with amino-acid sequence MSRRALPNVLLTGTPGTGKSTTCREVSRHTGLEHVCIGDVARDGQLYDGYDDELECPILDEDRVIDELEERLGEGGKIVDYHSAEFFPERWFNAVFVLRTDNTLLYQRLEQRGYAERKLTNNIECEIFGSILEEARESYSEDIVYELQSNTPEDLEQNVDHIVHWIERWKHQL